A window of Bradyrhizobium sp. AZCC 1719 genomic DNA:
TTCGCGATAGGCGCGGATGTCGGCCAGGAACAGATCGCCGAAGATCATGTGCGTGATGCCGTCGGCAACCGCTTGCGCGATCGCCTCGCCCATCCGCGCTTCATAAATCTCGTTCGGACAGGGATAGGGAATTGCCACGATCCGCTGCGGCAGGCCGGCGGCTTCGCACTGCGCCTGCAAGATCTCCTGCCGCACGCCATGGATCGATACCCGGCCGAACGTCTCGGTCACCGTGGTCAGCGCGCCGACCACGTCGAATTCGCCCGCGCGCATCACTTCATGCAGCGCAAAGGCGGAATCCTTGCCGCTCGACCAGGAGATCAGGGCTTTGGGACGGGCCATCAGTTGCTCGGAGACGGTGCGCGCCGCCGCTGCTGCTTCGCCGGCCGCGCTTCCGGTTCGGGGTCCTTCAACGCACCGATCCGCCGCAGTGCCGCCTCTGCCGCGCGTTCGCCGCTTTCCCAGGCGCCGTCGATCGTTCCCCACAGCGTTTCATGGGTCGCCTCGCCGGCGAGATACATGCAGCCGATCGGATCGGTCAGAACCTTTCGCGAGGATTGCCCGCCAGGACCGGCTGCCGACATCGCGCCGAGCGTGAACGGCGCGGCGTTCCAGCGCGTCGCGCTCGATTTCGTCACCGCGGCGGCCACTTCGCTGCCGTACAGCTTCGTTAGCCATTCCACCGCAAACGCCACCATGGCCTTCTCGCCCTGCGCGGAAAGATCGCGGCCGAACGAGCCGCCGACGTCGAGGGTGCAGAACGACGAGCCGCCGATATTGGCTGATATCAGCGCCGTCTTGGTCGAATTGCTCTGCTCGATGACGACGTCGTCACGGGCGAGGCCGAGCGGATTGCCCGTCATCTGCAGGGCGATCCGATCGTAGCTGCCGAGACTGAGTTTCGAAGCGGCGTCGAGCATGCGCTTCGGGATGTCGGGCGCGAATTTGATATTGCCGGCCGCCAACACGTTGCTCGACACTGTGACAACGGCAGCGCGGGCGACGATCTTTCCGGCAGGTGTTTCCACAATTACGTCGCGGTTGCTCCAGACGACGCGATTGGCGGGTGTTGACAGCGCCACCGGCACCTGCTCGCCGAGTTTTGCGATCAGTGTGCCCAATCCCTGGCGGCAGCCGATCGCGATGTTGCGATCCTGCGCGCGCGACTTGTCGCCGAC
This region includes:
- a CDS encoding ATP-binding protein, encoding MARPKALISWSSGKDSAFALHEVMRAGEFDVVGALTTVTETFGRVSIHGVRQEILQAQCEAAGLPQRIVAIPYPCPNEIYEARMGEAIAQAVADGITHMIFGDLFLADIRAYREQKLAGTGITPVFPLWERPTPELARAMIASGLEAHIATVDLKKLSAEFAGRKFDATLLADLPEGVDPCGENGEFHTCVVAGPMFSRRVTVMTGECVARDGYAYCDLVVS
- a CDS encoding flavin monoamine oxidase family protein gives rise to the protein MTLTRRTFLSASAGLAAVPVLSGARAGAAPLPRDADIVVIGAGAAGIAAARRIMAANRRVIVVEAASQIGGRCQTDASTFDVPFDRGARWMHNPETNPMIKLARAAGLEITSAPSGQKIRIGRRNARAGETEEFLAALVRANRAIDDAARRFDVSCASVLPKDLGVWAGTAEFVLGAGFSGKDLNDVSVGDKSRAQDRNIAIGCRQGLGTLIAKLGEQVPVALSTPANRVVWSNRDVIVETPAGKIVARAAVVTVSSNVLAAGNIKFAPDIPKRMLDAASKLSLGSYDRIALQMTGNPLGLARDDVVIEQSNSTKTALISANIGGSSFCTLDVGGSFGRDLSAQGEKAMVAFAVEWLTKLYGSEVAAAVTKSSATRWNAAPFTLGAMSAAGPGGQSSRKVLTDPIGCMYLAGEATHETLWGTIDGAWESGERAAEAALRRIGALKDPEPEARPAKQQRRRAPSPSN